In Streptomyces sp. NBC_00414, a single window of DNA contains:
- a CDS encoding PmoA family protein, which yields MTAHGTPRDDLRIVHAHGDRVTVTEPTTGVELFSYVYGPEAAWEAPKPYLHPLRTLAGNVVTDYRPNDHRWHKGLQMTASHLSGSNLWGGNTYVHGEGYLELPERVGSMRHVTFDQVEAVEAVSTGSGGAVIAERLTWHPYDGTLWAEEERRVEVHDVDPASGSWALTWTTSVTNRRDEPLLFGSPTTAGREMAGYTGLFWRGPRGFRDGRIIGPDAEGPDLMGRQAPWLAYSAEHDVADGHATLVFAHAPENDHTGEGGAHPAHWFVRNEPFAAVAPSFAFFDELELAPGDTLTRRYRVVVADGVWEREEIGKYLAEHPW from the coding sequence ATGACCGCACACGGCACCCCGCGCGACGACCTGCGCATCGTCCATGCCCACGGCGACCGCGTCACGGTCACCGAACCCACCACGGGCGTGGAGCTGTTCAGCTATGTCTACGGTCCGGAGGCGGCCTGGGAGGCCCCGAAGCCGTATCTGCATCCGCTCAGGACGCTCGCGGGCAACGTTGTCACGGACTACCGGCCCAACGACCACCGCTGGCACAAGGGCCTGCAGATGACCGCCTCGCATCTGTCGGGGTCGAACCTGTGGGGCGGCAACACATACGTTCACGGCGAGGGGTATCTCGAACTCCCCGAGCGCGTCGGGTCGATGCGGCACGTCACGTTCGACCAGGTCGAGGCAGTCGAGGCGGTCAGTACGGGATCGGGTGGCGCGGTCATCGCCGAGCGGCTGACCTGGCATCCGTACGACGGCACGCTCTGGGCGGAGGAGGAGCGGCGCGTCGAGGTGCACGACGTGGACCCGGCGTCCGGTTCCTGGGCGCTGACCTGGACGACCTCCGTCACCAACCGCCGTGACGAGCCCCTGCTGTTCGGCAGTCCCACGACGGCCGGGCGCGAGATGGCCGGCTACACCGGCCTGTTCTGGCGCGGCCCCCGCGGCTTCCGGGACGGGCGGATCATCGGCCCCGACGCGGAGGGCCCCGACCTGATGGGGCGGCAGGCGCCTTGGCTCGCCTACTCGGCGGAGCACGACGTCGCCGACGGGCACGCGACGCTCGTCTTCGCGCACGCCCCGGAGAACGACCACACGGGCGAGGGCGGCGCGCACCCCGCCCACTGGTTCGTCCGCAACGAGCCCTTCGCGGCCGTCGCGCCCTCCTTCGCCTTCTTCGACGAACTGGAGCTCGCGCCCGGCGACACGCTCACCCGCCGCTACCGCGTCGTCGTCGCCGACGGTGTCTGGGAACGCGAGGAGATCGGGAAGTACCTGGCGGAGCACCCGTGGTGA